A region from the Desulfomonile tiedjei genome encodes:
- a CDS encoding response regulator translates to MALILVIDDEEDIRDLVSRILKQAGHQVLEAPDGNVGTSLYRKHLPELLITDIIMPEKEGIETIRELRQDFPNVKIIAISGGGQALPRDTCLQFAKGLGANITLAKPFSRQELLDAVQKVLETA, encoded by the coding sequence GTGGCCTTAATTCTAGTTATCGATGATGAAGAGGACATTCGTGATCTCGTTTCAAGGATTTTAAAGCAGGCAGGGCACCAAGTCCTTGAGGCTCCTGACGGGAATGTGGGAACGAGCCTTTACAGGAAGCATCTCCCCGAGCTTCTCATCACAGACATCATAATGCCGGAAAAGGAAGGCATCGAGACCATAAGGGAACTGCGGCAAGATTTCCCCAATGTCAAAATCATCGCAATTTCAGGAGGCGGACAAGCTTTGCCCCGTGACACGTGCCTTCAGTTTGCAAAGGGCCTCGGAGCTAATATTACTCTGGCTAAGCCTTTCAGTAGACAGGAATTGCTGGATGCGGTGCAAAAAGTATTGGAAACCGCATGA
- a CDS encoding 4-vinyl reductase translates to MFNEERTAYRFRWEDLGNIEEGRPNLGPETSVAAYRLMQYTLRDVLITRFDVQTANDLLKEAGKLAGMEFCKNVLTTGLGPDEFLADLQHRLKSFNIGILRVEQADLDKMSFVLTVSEDLDCSGLPVTDETICDYDEGFIAGILKAYSGKEFDVTEIDCWASGGRICRFAVNLKE, encoded by the coding sequence ATGTTCAATGAGGAACGGACAGCCTATCGTTTCAGATGGGAGGACTTGGGAAACATCGAGGAGGGCAGACCCAATCTAGGTCCCGAAACCAGTGTGGCTGCCTACAGATTGATGCAGTACACCTTGAGGGATGTCCTAATTACCAGGTTCGATGTTCAAACGGCCAATGATCTTCTGAAAGAAGCGGGGAAATTGGCAGGCATGGAATTCTGCAAAAACGTGCTGACCACCGGGCTTGGTCCTGATGAGTTTCTCGCTGACTTACAACATAGACTTAAATCGTTTAATATTGGTATCTTGAGAGTAGAACAGGCCGACTTGGACAAAATGAGTTTTGTGCTGACGGTTTCCGAGGACTTGGATTGTTCGGGGCTGCCTGTGACGGACGAGACCATCTGTGATTATGACGAAGGGTTTATCGCCGGAATCCTAAAAGCGTATTCCGGGAAGGAATTCGATGTCACGGAAATTGATTGCTGGGCATCGGGTGGCAGAATCTGCCGGTTTGCCGTTAATTTGAAGGAATAG
- a CDS encoding response regulator transcription factor, which produces MKILIAEDEAVTREVLKKVLTNWGHEVVEASDGLEAWEALQSDPGPRLALLDWLMPQMDGIDVVRKVRSAVSEQDRYIYIILLTQKGSKDDVVQGLAAGADDYMVKPFDHNELQVRIRSGQRIVELQSALAAVNQDLREALARVKELSGLLPICASCKKIRDDQGYWRQIEAYIRDHSEAEFSHSLCPECAERLYP; this is translated from the coding sequence ATGAAGATCCTGATTGCAGAGGACGAGGCAGTCACCAGGGAAGTGCTGAAGAAGGTCCTCACAAATTGGGGACATGAGGTCGTCGAAGCCTCTGACGGATTAGAAGCCTGGGAAGCCTTGCAGTCCGATCCCGGACCTCGGCTCGCTCTTTTGGACTGGCTTATGCCGCAAATGGACGGCATCGATGTAGTCCGCAAGGTAAGGAGTGCCGTGTCGGAGCAGGATCGTTACATCTACATCATTCTCCTTACTCAGAAAGGCTCAAAGGACGATGTCGTTCAGGGGCTTGCAGCCGGCGCCGACGATTACATGGTCAAGCCCTTCGACCACAATGAACTTCAAGTGCGAATTCGGAGTGGGCAGAGAATTGTTGAGTTGCAGTCCGCATTGGCAGCGGTCAATCAGGATCTCCGGGAAGCCCTGGCTCGAGTGAAAGAACTTTCAGGGTTGTTGCCCATTTGCGCATCGTGCAAGAAGATCCGCGACGACCAGGGTTATTGGCGGCAAATCGAGGCTTACATCCGTGATCACTCGGAGGCCGAATTCTCTCACAGCCTCTGCCCGGAATGCGCCGAGAGACTTTACCCCTGA
- a CDS encoding GHKL domain-containing protein yields MTEEELRIIRDLTERISSLLKGEVPETLPLSAPVHADVDLLRQATNNLIKTFSEAHGFISALAHGDLDVDPPGRNFLFSPYKQLHANLRHLVWQTQQVAKGDLSQQVDFLGGFAQAFNSMILSLREKRLLEEALKRSHEALEIKVQERTAELTATNEKLRQEITERKKAERDAESALADLIRINNELRQFAYVSSHDLKEPLRNVAISVQKLQKLLKVETGSDEERWITWAVESASRMASLIDDILAFSRLDSGRPFHLVKSEKACQQAISNLRSIIEESGATVTHDGLPRVRADMEQLTQVFQNIIGNAIKYRRDEPPRIHVSAQIKDEECLFCARDNGIGIRQEYVDRIFLIFKQLHQKDEYPGTGIGLAIAKKVVEGYGGRMWVESEYGKGSQFYFTIPTQ; encoded by the coding sequence GTGACGGAGGAGGAGCTTCGAATAATACGCGACCTGACTGAGCGCATTTCGAGCCTGCTCAAGGGCGAGGTGCCGGAAACGCTCCCTTTATCGGCGCCCGTGCACGCAGATGTCGACCTGCTCCGGCAAGCAACCAACAATCTGATCAAGACTTTCAGCGAGGCACACGGTTTTATAAGCGCTCTAGCCCACGGAGACCTTGACGTCGATCCTCCTGGCCGCAATTTCTTGTTTTCACCCTACAAGCAACTACACGCGAACTTGCGTCATCTGGTTTGGCAGACACAACAGGTGGCCAAGGGAGATCTTAGCCAGCAAGTTGATTTCCTCGGCGGATTTGCCCAAGCGTTCAACTCGATGATCCTGTCCCTAAGAGAAAAGCGCTTGCTGGAAGAGGCCTTGAAAAGGTCTCACGAGGCGCTTGAAATCAAGGTCCAAGAGCGGACAGCGGAACTCACTGCCACGAACGAGAAATTGAGGCAGGAAATCACTGAGCGTAAAAAAGCCGAGCGAGACGCGGAGAGCGCCCTGGCCGACCTGATACGGATCAATAATGAGCTGCGCCAATTTGCCTACGTGTCTTCCCACGACCTCAAAGAGCCGTTGCGAAATGTTGCAATTTCCGTTCAGAAGCTTCAAAAGCTTTTGAAAGTTGAAACCGGGTCCGACGAAGAGAGGTGGATAACTTGGGCCGTGGAGTCGGCGTCCAGGATGGCTTCCCTCATCGATGACATTTTGGCGTTTTCGAGGCTGGATTCCGGCCGGCCGTTTCATTTGGTCAAGTCTGAAAAGGCCTGTCAACAAGCGATTTCCAACCTGCGCTCAATTATAGAAGAAAGCGGCGCTACGGTGACCCACGATGGACTTCCCCGAGTGAGAGCCGACATGGAGCAATTGACTCAAGTGTTTCAAAACATAATTGGCAACGCCATAAAGTATCGACGAGATGAGCCACCTCGGATTCATGTGTCGGCCCAAATCAAGGATGAGGAATGCCTCTTCTGTGCCCGCGATAACGGAATAGGCATCAGACAGGAATACGTGGACAGGATCTTTCTCATTTTCAAGCAACTCCACCAGAAAGACGAATACCCGGGCACGGGCATCGGCCTTGCAATCGCTAAGAAGGTCGTCGAAGGTTATGGCGGACGCATGTGGGTTGAATCGGAATACGGGAAAGGATCTCAATTCTATTTCACTATCCCGACGCAGTAG
- a CDS encoding VanZ family protein — MLSALVKHQSDANWPVEAVGHFIIFAGLGVSVGRYFSKEFAASPVLGLALTLLSCAFFGLCDEVYQSLVPGRTAQLGDLFVDCLGALAGGLAYLILLRKVCGTVREETTPLRRIWPFGRQI; from the coding sequence ATGTTGTCGGCGTTGGTAAAGCATCAATCCGATGCTAACTGGCCCGTGGAAGCGGTCGGCCATTTTATTATTTTTGCCGGCCTTGGAGTCTCAGTCGGCCGTTATTTCAGCAAAGAATTCGCGGCGAGCCCCGTCCTCGGCCTTGCTTTAACGCTCCTATCATGCGCCTTCTTCGGCTTGTGCGACGAAGTGTACCAATCTCTTGTGCCGGGACGAACCGCTCAGCTGGGGGATCTCTTCGTCGATTGCTTGGGCGCGCTTGCCGGAGGCCTAGCTTATCTGATACTCCTGAGGAAAGTCTGTGGCACTGTGCGGGAAGAGACCACGCCTCTGCGGAGGATTTGGCCGTTTGGGAGGCAGATTTGA
- a CDS encoding FtsX-like permease family protein: MSALRFAPLVVKYVMRYRGRSLLTIGGVATAMFLFYSVQAMHHGVREATEASSKDTKLVVYRQDRYCPFSSNLPQDYEGRIASIGGVKSVLPVKIAVNNCRTGLDVVTFRGIPLGAVDNGALGHVRVSEGSIQNWKQRSDAALIGRRLAAKRGLKVGDRVDFGGITVHVAGIIDSPEPQEQSVAYSHLEFVQRASDNRVGVVTQFNVAVEDPTRMDQVAKAIDAEFRTAQEPTSTWSEKAFVARAAADIVEIVGFARWLGWGCVIGVFALVFNAIVLSVQDRIRDHAVMQTVGYPQRLIAKLIVGESLILSLTGGLLGLAATLAFTSWGNLSLSVEGLSIHVQTDALSIFSGLMLSALTGVLAGLVPAWQASHREISACFRAV; encoded by the coding sequence ATGTCGGCACTAAGGTTCGCTCCGCTGGTGGTCAAGTACGTGATGCGGTATCGAGGCAGAAGCCTACTGACGATTGGCGGGGTGGCAACGGCGATGTTCCTGTTTTATTCGGTTCAGGCCATGCATCATGGCGTCCGGGAGGCTACGGAGGCCAGTTCAAAAGACACGAAGCTGGTAGTGTACAGACAAGACCGATACTGCCCGTTTTCGAGCAACCTCCCACAGGATTACGAGGGCCGCATTGCTTCGATTGGAGGCGTCAAGAGCGTCCTCCCGGTTAAGATAGCCGTGAACAACTGCCGAACGGGATTGGACGTGGTGACATTCCGGGGTATTCCTCTAGGGGCTGTTGACAATGGGGCATTGGGTCATGTTCGCGTTTCCGAGGGCTCGATACAGAATTGGAAGCAGCGGAGCGACGCGGCTCTCATCGGCCGCAGGCTCGCCGCCAAGCGCGGCCTCAAAGTGGGAGACCGGGTCGATTTCGGCGGAATAACCGTCCATGTGGCAGGCATTATCGACTCCCCCGAGCCTCAGGAACAGAGCGTTGCGTACAGTCATCTCGAGTTTGTCCAGCGTGCTTCGGACAATAGAGTAGGGGTGGTGACTCAGTTCAACGTCGCAGTCGAAGACCCCACCCGAATGGATCAGGTGGCAAAGGCCATTGACGCTGAGTTCCGTACTGCGCAAGAGCCCACGTCCACGTGGTCGGAGAAGGCATTCGTCGCGCGCGCGGCAGCCGACATCGTGGAGATCGTGGGATTTGCTCGTTGGCTCGGTTGGGGATGTGTAATAGGGGTATTTGCATTGGTCTTCAATGCCATTGTGCTGTCTGTCCAGGATCGCATTCGCGATCATGCCGTCATGCAAACCGTGGGCTACCCCCAGCGGCTTATCGCGAAGTTGATTGTCGGCGAGAGTCTGATCTTGAGCCTTACCGGGGGCCTGCTGGGGCTTGCCGCGACTTTGGCTTTTACCTCATGGGGGAACTTGAGCCTGTCTGTCGAAGGCCTCAGCATACACGTCCAGACTGACGCGCTGTCCATCTTCAGCGGACTGATGTTGTCGGCTTTGACAGGAGTGTTGGCGGGGCTGGTTCCCGCCTGGCAAGCGTCGCATAGAGAAATATCGGCCTGCTTCAGGGCCGTGTAG
- a CDS encoding response regulator — protein sequence MARIITTLVFLTCSWAFTFAYGSQGSLDPDRTANNLAPKVILAIYEDKSGSETIDSVQSKTFHPSKQTSLNFGFTRSVYWIKLSASNPSPEAQTLYLRIANHFLDFIDFFVGLDRSQGFEHFRAGACVPWDERVPGRRGPVLKLHFTPDETRTIFIRVQSQTPLRIPVLLLDQEAYHRSEMEDLFVEGIFCGILGFLIIYNLFAWSILKQSAYLYYILLLVCIFVHQLAWDDLFPHVPIFSRPETTLHLFVSFLAPIFIFNALFAGSFMDARRKYPISYRIFDIIVVGSVALAVIYSVNWYLGNYLVFIFVQIVAWSLALTLGFMWYRGETHARYMFLAHVQFPVVAALAVGFSLGIVPFNPLSAQVIKVGYLFQGVFFSLALADKFAVMQRNFQHILEGTVAERSAELVTANQELQGEIRERQRTEEALREAKDAAESATRAKSEFLANMSHEIRTPLNAVLGMIDLLLDSDLTMPQRERAKIAKSAAETLLILLNDVLDLSKIEAGKLELEQVDFEVRSLLSATKTILSGRALDGGLDLRCSVADSVPAWVRGDPNRLRQILLNLGNNAIKFTDKGEIIILVDLEDQVNNEVALHFAVSDTGIGISPEKLEVVFDRFSQADASTTRKYGGTGLGLAISYELSKAMGGRMWVESEDGKGSTFHFTTRFELGRPVTEAVECAPDRMAQPDLIGIRILLAEDNVLNQAVAVQVLTKFGCEVVIASNGREAVQAFDSHQFDVILMDLQMPDMDGFEATSIIRAKQTTSRIPIIAQTAHAFAEDRQRCLEAGMDEHISKPINMRELQEVLARFCVSAGQGGVPGHEVCDKIYDVEALDANKEVFDLEPLRDRLGGDENSARQIVALFLSETPELVAKLRSAALAENWKLMAKLAHSLRGSSATLGADVLADVAGKVERVAQNPDDSTLSTLLSQLDAAVCALEASIQRLNPQSEG from the coding sequence TTGGCTCGGATAATAACCACACTGGTCTTTTTGACCTGTTCCTGGGCATTCACTTTTGCGTATGGAAGCCAGGGCTCCCTCGATCCTGATAGGACAGCGAACAACTTGGCGCCGAAGGTAATTCTGGCTATTTATGAAGACAAGAGCGGCTCAGAAACCATTGACAGCGTTCAGTCCAAGACCTTCCACCCCTCCAAGCAAACTTCGCTAAACTTCGGTTTCACTCGATCAGTTTATTGGATCAAGCTATCCGCAAGCAATCCTTCCCCAGAGGCCCAGACCCTGTATCTCAGGATTGCCAACCACTTTCTTGATTTCATAGATTTTTTTGTCGGGCTTGACCGAAGTCAAGGATTTGAACATTTTCGAGCCGGGGCCTGTGTGCCCTGGGACGAAAGGGTGCCCGGCAGGCGTGGTCCTGTCCTTAAGCTTCATTTTACTCCCGATGAAACAAGGACGATTTTCATCCGCGTCCAGTCGCAAACCCCTCTCAGGATCCCTGTTCTCCTTCTGGACCAAGAAGCCTACCATCGGTCCGAAATGGAAGACTTGTTTGTAGAGGGCATTTTCTGCGGCATTCTGGGCTTTCTCATCATTTACAACTTGTTCGCATGGTCGATATTAAAACAGAGCGCCTACCTTTATTATATTCTGCTTCTAGTTTGTATTTTCGTACATCAATTGGCCTGGGATGATCTGTTTCCCCATGTTCCAATTTTCTCCCGTCCCGAAACGACATTGCATCTCTTCGTGTCATTTTTGGCACCGATCTTTATTTTCAACGCCCTTTTTGCGGGCTCCTTTATGGACGCGAGGCGCAAGTACCCGATCAGCTACCGGATCTTCGACATTATAGTTGTCGGTTCAGTGGCCCTTGCCGTCATCTATAGCGTTAACTGGTACCTGGGCAATTACCTGGTATTCATATTCGTGCAAATTGTGGCGTGGTCTCTTGCCCTCACACTTGGATTTATGTGGTACAGAGGAGAAACCCATGCTCGGTATATGTTTCTGGCTCATGTACAGTTCCCCGTGGTAGCGGCTCTAGCCGTTGGCTTTTCCCTGGGCATCGTGCCCTTTAATCCCCTTAGCGCCCAGGTAATTAAAGTTGGATATCTATTCCAGGGAGTCTTCTTCTCGTTGGCGCTGGCTGACAAATTTGCCGTAATGCAGCGAAATTTCCAACATATCCTTGAAGGCACGGTCGCGGAACGTTCAGCGGAGTTGGTAACGGCGAACCAGGAGCTTCAAGGCGAGATTCGCGAGCGACAGCGCACCGAGGAAGCACTCAGGGAAGCCAAGGACGCGGCCGAATCGGCAACGCGAGCGAAGAGCGAGTTCTTAGCCAATATGAGCCACGAAATCAGGACCCCGCTTAACGCGGTACTGGGCATGATCGATTTGCTGTTGGATTCAGACCTGACCATGCCGCAGCGGGAACGAGCCAAGATCGCGAAATCCGCGGCGGAGACTTTGTTGATCTTGCTGAACGATGTCCTGGACTTGTCCAAGATCGAGGCCGGTAAATTGGAGTTGGAGCAGGTTGACTTCGAAGTCAGATCGCTATTATCGGCCACCAAAACAATATTGAGCGGCCGAGCATTGGACGGAGGGTTAGATCTCAGATGTTCGGTTGCTGATTCCGTCCCCGCGTGGGTCCGCGGAGATCCGAACAGACTGAGGCAGATATTGCTCAACCTGGGCAACAACGCGATCAAGTTCACCGACAAGGGCGAAATAATTATTCTAGTGGACCTAGAGGACCAAGTGAATAATGAAGTTGCACTGCATTTTGCGGTATCCGACACCGGAATAGGCATCTCTCCCGAAAAGTTGGAAGTGGTATTCGACCGTTTTTCGCAAGCGGATGCCTCCACCACCAGGAAATACGGAGGCACAGGGCTGGGATTGGCTATTTCCTATGAACTCTCGAAAGCTATGGGCGGCCGAATGTGGGTGGAGAGTGAGGATGGAAAAGGAAGCACGTTTCACTTCACGACTCGTTTCGAGCTGGGACGGCCGGTTACCGAAGCAGTTGAGTGCGCCCCGGACCGGATGGCTCAACCCGATCTAATCGGGATCAGAATCCTCCTGGCCGAAGACAATGTTCTCAATCAGGCCGTGGCCGTACAGGTCTTAACCAAGTTTGGATGTGAAGTTGTGATAGCGTCCAATGGGAGAGAGGCTGTACAGGCTTTTGACTCGCACCAATTTGACGTGATCCTCATGGACCTGCAAATGCCCGACATGGACGGATTTGAGGCAACAAGCATTATCAGGGCGAAACAGACCACCAGCAGAATTCCCATAATTGCCCAGACCGCGCATGCTTTCGCTGAAGACCGACAACGGTGCCTGGAAGCCGGGATGGACGAGCACATCTCTAAACCCATCAACATGCGGGAATTGCAGGAAGTCTTGGCCCGTTTCTGTGTTTCGGCCGGCCAGGGAGGGGTTCCCGGACATGAGGTCTGTGACAAAATCTACGATGTTGAGGCCCTTGATGCGAACAAGGAAGTCTTCGACCTGGAACCCCTTCGCGATCGTCTGGGCGGGGATGAGAATAGCGCCAGACAGATCGTCGCCCTTTTCCTATCGGAAACTCCCGAGTTGGTGGCCAAGTTGCGATCCGCCGCGCTGGCTGAAAACTGGAAGTTGATGGCCAAGCTCGCGCACAGTTTGAGAGGCTCTTCGGCCACCCTCGGCGCGGACGTTTTGGCTGATGTGGCTGGAAAAGTGGAGCGAGTCGCACAAAATCCCGACGACTCCACGCTTTCTACCCTTCTGTCTCAACTGGACGCGGCAGTTTGTGCGCTGGAAGCCTCGATTCAGCGGCTCAACCCTCAATCAGAGGGATAG
- a CDS encoding ABC transporter permease — MRILPFDYSVRNLGRSPKRLVLTILAGALVVGLVLVAAAFIRGMEHSLVVATDRSNVILLASGSEESLERSQVPNSTAGLVAGGISGIKSRLGVSYVSPEVHVALFARPDENAQAEWRTMLRGVTQEALLVYPRVRIVEGRMPVAGNDEIMVGGLAAEMMGVPQERLTVGNSLWFTNRSWRIVGRFSARGTVMDAEVWVPLTDLQVATKRDTLSCVVVSLGEADFGDIDLFTKQRLDLALTAIPEAEYYASVMKFYRPVQAMVWTTALLVALAGLLGGLNTMYAAFAARIREFGMLRSLGYSRPAIMLSLVQESLLTSAAGTLLASLLGMVAINGQAVRFSMGVFELVVDHRVLIFGVFAGLLMALVGVVPPAWRCLRLAIPEALKAA, encoded by the coding sequence ATGCGAATCCTTCCTTTTGATTACAGTGTGCGAAACCTCGGCAGGTCTCCCAAGCGCCTCGTCCTGACCATCCTGGCGGGTGCGCTGGTGGTTGGCCTGGTGCTGGTTGCTGCGGCATTTATCCGCGGAATGGAGCACTCTCTGGTGGTTGCCACTGATCGCTCGAATGTGATCCTTTTGGCCTCGGGCAGTGAAGAGAGCCTTGAACGCAGCCAGGTCCCGAACAGTACCGCAGGTCTTGTGGCCGGTGGGATCTCAGGCATAAAAAGCCGTCTGGGCGTTTCTTACGTTTCACCCGAAGTCCATGTTGCCCTGTTTGCCAGGCCTGATGAGAATGCCCAAGCCGAATGGCGTACCATGCTCCGCGGGGTTACCCAGGAAGCGCTTCTGGTGTATCCGCGAGTTCGCATCGTAGAGGGCCGAATGCCCGTGGCGGGCAACGATGAGATCATGGTCGGCGGTTTGGCCGCGGAAATGATGGGTGTGCCGCAAGAACGACTCACCGTCGGCAACAGCCTGTGGTTCACGAATCGCTCTTGGCGTATTGTTGGACGCTTCAGCGCTCGCGGGACCGTCATGGATGCCGAGGTTTGGGTCCCGCTTACCGATCTCCAAGTCGCCACTAAAAGGGACACCCTTTCGTGTGTCGTGGTGAGTCTCGGGGAAGCTGACTTCGGGGACATCGACCTGTTCACCAAGCAACGGCTGGATCTGGCATTGACGGCAATTCCGGAAGCCGAGTATTACGCATCGGTTATGAAGTTTTACCGCCCGGTGCAGGCCATGGTTTGGACTACCGCTTTATTGGTCGCTCTTGCAGGACTGCTGGGCGGATTGAATACTATGTACGCGGCCTTTGCCGCCCGCATACGAGAATTCGGAATGCTTCGGTCCTTGGGATACTCTCGCCCGGCCATTATGCTCAGCCTGGTTCAGGAGTCGCTGTTGACCTCCGCTGCCGGGACGCTCCTTGCGTCTTTGCTCGGGATGGTTGCGATCAACGGCCAGGCTGTGCGTTTTTCCATGGGAGTGTTCGAGTTGGTCGTTGACCACAGAGTACTTATTTTCGGCGTGTTTGCCGGACTGCTGATGGCGCTCGTCGGTGTCGTCCCGCCCGCGTGGAGATGCTTGCGCCTGGCAATACCGGAGGCTTTGAAAGCCGCATAA
- a CDS encoding ribbon-helix-helix protein, CopG family, which translates to MKTLSKRATIYLDPDLHRALRHKAVETDRTISELVNEAVRLRLAEDAEDLAAFGERAQEPNLPFDAVLKDLKQRGKL; encoded by the coding sequence ATGAAAACATTATCAAAGAGAGCCACAATTTATTTGGACCCCGACCTTCACCGAGCGTTGCGGCATAAAGCCGTAGAAACAGATCGGACCATCTCCGAACTGGTCAACGAGGCCGTGAGATTGAGGCTTGCCGAAGACGCTGAAGACCTGGCGGCATTTGGAGAGCGGGCACAAGAGCCCAATCTACCCTTCGATGCGGTCCTGAAAGATCTCAAGCAGCGTGGCAAACTGTAG
- a CDS encoding ABC transporter ATP-binding protein, with translation MAYIECRKLTRSYKKGNTTITPLEELDLDIEEGTFAALMGPSGSGKTTLLNLIAGIDTATSGSLVVAGVSLADLSRSQLAHWRADMIGYIFQLYNLVPVLTAYENIELPLLLHDLSAKERYIKVSAALELVGIADRHDHFPNQLSGGQEQRVAIARAIVSDPKIIVADEPTGDLDRVSAAEILSLLRMINRDLGRTVVMVTHDPKTTEYAQRTLHLDKGKLLERPAGADRASGLRS, from the coding sequence ATGGCCTATATTGAATGCCGAAAACTCACACGATCGTACAAAAAAGGGAACACCACCATAACGCCGTTGGAGGAACTCGACCTGGATATCGAGGAAGGGACGTTCGCTGCTTTGATGGGCCCGTCGGGCAGCGGCAAGACCACGCTGCTTAATCTTATCGCCGGAATTGACACCGCCACCTCAGGGTCGCTTGTCGTCGCAGGCGTCAGCCTCGCGGATCTGTCTCGGTCGCAGCTTGCCCATTGGCGGGCTGACATGATCGGTTACATCTTTCAGCTTTACAATCTCGTCCCTGTGCTTACCGCGTACGAGAATATCGAACTGCCACTACTTCTCCATGATCTCTCAGCCAAAGAGCGGTACATAAAGGTCTCTGCGGCCCTTGAACTTGTGGGTATCGCTGACCGGCACGACCATTTCCCAAATCAATTGAGCGGCGGGCAGGAGCAGCGCGTCGCCATCGCCAGAGCGATTGTTTCAGACCCCAAGATCATCGTTGCGGACGAACCCACGGGCGACCTGGATCGTGTGTCTGCCGCGGAAATCTTGTCCTTACTCCGCATGATCAACCGCGATCTCGGCCGTACCGTAGTGATGGTGACCCATGACCCTAAAACAACAGAGTATGCCCAGAGGACTCTTCATCTGGACAAGGGCAAGTTGTTGGAAAGGCCGGCCGGCGCGGACCGTGCTTCAGGGCTCCGGTCATGA
- a CDS encoding methyltransferase domain-containing protein, whose amino-acid sequence MAKRVCPWWVGYLLVCPIRRWLQDPEKILSPYISEGMTVLDIGPGMGFFTIPAARMVGKSGKVIAVDVQEKMLTALAKRAEKAGVAYRIVTKLCEPDSIGISEPIDLCLAINVVHEVPDAGALFSQIRGVLKPTGRLLLCEPFGHVSEKAFQDTLALASASGLKLIGEPKISRSRSALLMPD is encoded by the coding sequence ATGGCAAAGCGTGTTTGTCCGTGGTGGGTCGGCTATTTATTGGTATGTCCAATTCGGCGCTGGCTCCAGGATCCGGAAAAGATCCTTTCCCCGTATATAAGTGAAGGTATGACGGTGCTCGATATAGGCCCTGGAATGGGCTTCTTCACGATTCCCGCAGCGCGTATGGTGGGCAAGAGCGGTAAAGTGATAGCTGTTGATGTTCAAGAGAAAATGCTAACAGCCCTGGCCAAACGTGCAGAAAAGGCCGGTGTAGCCTACCGCATCGTGACCAAGCTGTGTGAACCGGACAGCATCGGGATTTCCGAGCCGATTGACCTGTGTTTGGCAATCAACGTAGTCCATGAGGTCCCCGATGCCGGCGCTCTTTTTTCTCAGATTAGAGGCGTTTTGAAGCCCACCGGCAGATTGCTCCTCTGCGAGCCTTTTGGCCATGTGTCTGAAAAAGCGTTTCAAGACACGCTGGCCTTGGCTTCAGCCTCGGGCCTGAAACTCATTGGGGAACCCAAGATAAGCCGGAGTCGGTCAGCACTTCTAATGCCAGACTAG